In one Pseudomonas hydrolytica genomic region, the following are encoded:
- the uraH gene encoding hydroxyisourate hydrolase yields MGRLTTHVLDAAHGCPGSDIKVELYRVEGAQLELINSVTTNHDGRCDAPVLQGDDYRTGVYQLHFHAGDYYRARGVKLPEPAFLDVVVLRFGIDAGQEHYHVPLLISPYSYSTYRGS; encoded by the coding sequence ATGGGACGTTTGACTACGCATGTACTGGACGCCGCACACGGCTGCCCAGGGAGTGACATCAAGGTCGAGCTGTATCGCGTCGAAGGCGCGCAGCTGGAGCTGATCAACAGCGTGACCACCAACCACGACGGCCGTTGCGATGCGCCGGTGCTGCAGGGCGATGACTACCGCACGGGCGTGTATCAGCTGCACTTCCATGCCGGCGACTACTACCGTGCCCGTGGCGTGAAACTGCCCGAGCCGGCCTTCCTCGATGTGGTGGTACTGCGCTTCGGCATCGATGCCGGCCAGGAGCACTACCACGTGCCGCTCCTGATTTCCCCTTACAGCTACTCCACCTACCGCGGTAGCTGA
- a CDS encoding GntR family transcriptional regulator, with protein sequence MNDQLQPLKKQPRAGKSSRSGTQDDVVYAHIFDAILEQRLAPGTKLSEEALGEIFGVSRTIIRRALSRLAHEGVVLLRPNRGAVVASPSVEEARQIFYARRLVERAITELAVEHATAEQLAELRQMVKDEQDSFSRGDRGAGIRLSGEFHLKLAEAARNAPLVSFQRSLVSQTSLIIAQYESGSRSHCSYDEHNQLIDAIEARDAERAVHLMMHHMDHIDSKLNLDEESASDDLHAVFSHLLQTKKKPGRSAANR encoded by the coding sequence ATGAACGATCAATTGCAGCCACTGAAGAAGCAGCCGCGTGCGGGCAAAAGCAGCCGCAGCGGGACTCAGGACGATGTCGTATATGCCCACATTTTCGATGCCATTCTCGAGCAGCGCCTGGCGCCCGGCACCAAGCTGAGCGAAGAGGCGCTGGGCGAGATCTTCGGCGTCAGCCGCACCATCATTCGCCGCGCCCTGTCGCGCCTGGCCCACGAGGGTGTGGTACTGCTGCGCCCGAACCGCGGTGCGGTGGTGGCCAGTCCCAGTGTCGAAGAAGCCCGGCAGATCTTCTATGCGCGTCGCCTGGTCGAGCGGGCCATCACCGAGCTGGCCGTCGAGCATGCCACCGCCGAGCAGCTGGCCGAGCTTCGGCAGATGGTCAAGGACGAGCAGGACAGCTTCTCCCGCGGTGATCGTGGTGCCGGCATCCGTCTGTCCGGCGAGTTCCACCTGAAGCTGGCCGAGGCCGCGCGCAATGCGCCGCTGGTGAGTTTCCAGCGCAGCCTGGTGTCGCAGACCTCGCTGATCATCGCCCAGTATGAAAGCGGCAGCCGCTCGCATTGCTCCTACGACGAACACAATCAGTTGATCGACGCCATCGAGGCGCGCGATGCCGAGCGTGCGGTGCACCTGATGATGCACCACATGGATCACATCGACAGCAAGCTCAACCTGGACGAGGAAAGCGCCTCGGACGATCTGCACGCGGTGTTCTCGCACCTGCTGCAGACCAAGAAGAAGCCGGGCCGCAGCGCCGCCAATCGCTGA
- a CDS encoding ureidoglycolate lyase, producing MRSLTIEPLSKEAFAPFGDVIETDGSDFFMINNGSTRRYHKLATVETAQPEDKAIISIFSAEALEMPLTIRMLERHPLGSQAFIPLLGNPFLIVVAPLGDVPVSGSVRAFLSNGRQGVNYHRGVWHHPVLTIEKRDDFLVVDRSGSGNNCDEHFFNEDELLLLNPHQ from the coding sequence ATGCGTAGCCTGACCATCGAGCCCCTGAGCAAAGAAGCCTTCGCCCCCTTCGGTGACGTGATCGAAACCGACGGCAGCGACTTCTTCATGATCAACAACGGCTCCACCCGCCGCTATCACAAGCTGGCCACCGTGGAGACCGCGCAGCCGGAGGACAAGGCCATCATCAGCATCTTCAGCGCCGAAGCCCTGGAGATGCCGCTGACCATCCGCATGCTGGAACGCCATCCGCTGGGCAGCCAGGCCTTTATCCCGCTGCTCGGCAACCCCTTTCTGATCGTGGTCGCGCCACTTGGCGATGTACCTGTATCAGGGTCCGTCCGTGCCTTCCTCAGCAATGGCAGGCAGGGCGTCAATTACCATCGCGGCGTCTGGCACCACCCGGTGCTGACGATCGAAAAGCGGGATGACTTCCTGGTGGTTGATCGCAGTGGTTCCGGCAACAACTGCGATGAGCATTTCTTCAATGAGGACGAACTCCTTCTCCTCAACCCCCACCAATAA
- a CDS encoding outer membrane protein OmpK produces MKLKHLPHCFALSAGLLAGQQALAGDLLYWQDNSLSYLYGENFQRMNFNGEEQRTQTTFTFEHASGWVWGDVFYFLDYIRADNVQSRGSFDNGTFRQHEKNSFYYMEFSPRISLSWLTGQKLAAGPIKDIYAAFTYEKGEGGPGPENYLYGVGLDWEIPGFNYFKTNLYRVKINNHTFFNDADSNGYATQLTVSAAYPFSLGDQDFVVDGFVDWRSPSRDAGTQTSVGSSIQVKWDAGKALFGKERQLYVGTEINMWRAKYGVKPVDGSGDRFDQTAVQALVKYHF; encoded by the coding sequence ATGAAACTCAAGCATCTGCCTCACTGCTTCGCGCTCTCTGCCGGCCTGCTCGCCGGCCAGCAGGCCCTCGCCGGCGACCTGCTGTACTGGCAGGACAACAGCCTGTCCTACCTGTATGGCGAGAACTTCCAGCGCATGAACTTCAATGGCGAGGAGCAGCGCACTCAGACCACCTTCACCTTCGAACACGCCAGCGGCTGGGTCTGGGGCGACGTCTTCTATTTCCTCGACTACATCCGCGCCGACAACGTGCAGTCGCGCGGCAGCTTCGACAACGGCACCTTCCGCCAGCATGAAAAGAACTCCTTCTACTACATGGAATTCTCCCCGCGCATCAGCCTGAGCTGGCTGACCGGGCAGAAGCTGGCTGCCGGTCCGATCAAGGACATCTACGCCGCCTTCACCTACGAGAAAGGCGAAGGTGGTCCCGGCCCGGAGAACTACCTGTACGGCGTCGGCCTGGACTGGGAGATCCCCGGCTTCAACTACTTCAAGACCAATCTTTACCGGGTCAAGATCAACAACCACACCTTCTTCAACGATGCCGACAGCAACGGCTACGCCACCCAGCTGACCGTCAGCGCCGCGTACCCCTTCAGCCTGGGCGATCAGGATTTCGTCGTCGACGGCTTCGTCGACTGGCGCTCGCCGTCGCGCGATGCCGGCACCCAGACCTCGGTGGGCTCCTCGATCCAGGTCAAGTGGGACGCCGGCAAGGCCCTGTTCGGCAAAGAGCGCCAGCTCTACGTCGGCACCGAGATCAACATGTGGCGCGCCAAGTACGGCGTGAAACCGGTGGATGGTTCGGGCGATCGCTTCGACCAGACAGCTGTGCAGGCACTGGTCAAGTACCACTTCTGA
- the uraD gene encoding 2-oxo-4-hydroxy-4-carboxy-5-ureidoimidazoline decarboxylase encodes MSRFQTLTPSKLSREEFVAAFADIYEHSPWVAEKAYDLGMDASVDEIDGLQQRMADILLSASHEAQLALINAHPDLAGKAAVRGELTASSTAEQSGAGIHECTAEEFARFTELNDAYKTKFGFPFIKAVKGSNRHQILAAFEERIHNTPEQEFATALAEINKIALFRLQQL; translated from the coding sequence ATGAGCCGTTTCCAGACCCTGACCCCTTCCAAGCTGAGCCGCGAGGAGTTCGTCGCAGCCTTCGCCGACATCTACGAGCACTCGCCCTGGGTGGCCGAGAAGGCTTACGACCTCGGCATGGACGCGTCGGTAGACGAGATCGACGGCCTGCAGCAGCGCATGGCCGACATCCTCCTGTCCGCCAGTCATGAGGCGCAGCTGGCGCTGATCAACGCGCACCCGGACCTGGCCGGTAAGGCTGCAGTGCGTGGCGAGCTGACCGCTTCGAGCACCGCCGAACAGTCCGGCGCCGGCATCCACGAATGCACCGCCGAGGAGTTCGCCCGTTTCACCGAACTCAACGACGCCTATAAGACCAAGTTCGGCTTCCCCTTCATCAAGGCCGTCAAGGGCAGCAACCGCCACCAGATTCTGGCCGCCTTCGAGGAGCGCATTCACAACACGCCGGAGCAGGAGTTCGCCACCGCCCTGGCCGAGATCAACAAGATCGCCCTCTTCCGTCTGCAGCAGCTGTAA
- a CDS encoding nucleobase:cation symporter-2 family protein has protein sequence MTTDSNTQAPAAPSGNSDLIYQLDDTPAFAPAIFAALQHVLASFVGIITPTLIVGSALGLGAHVPYLVSMALFVSGLGTFVQAKRIGPIGSGLLCLQGTSFGFLSVILSAGFIVKGRGASEEEILATLFGICFCAAFVEIVFSQFINKLRKVITPVVTGTIICLMGLSLIKVGMTDLAGGYGAADLGALHHLALGGLVLGTIVLLNRASSQVLRLSAVIIGLALGFAVAWFTGRVDFANMAEVPLISVPQPFKYGFGFDWIAFVPIAVIFLITPLETAGDLTANSIISKQPVKGPLYMRRIKSGVLADGCNSAVAAMFNSLPMTTFSQNNGVIQLTGVASRHVAFYIAGILVLLGLFPAVGAVLQLMPKPVLGGATLIMFGTVAVAGIKILSEAGLHRRNVLIVAISLGMGLGVAGVPDVLSHMPDVLKNIFGSPITIGAFSAILLNIFLPDEAHEVEEDDYDPEAHLHTVLQNREDDDHIDDSSLKTLSRDLATTTRSG, from the coding sequence ATGACCACAGACAGCAACACCCAAGCCCCCGCTGCGCCCTCCGGCAATAGCGACCTGATCTACCAGCTGGACGACACGCCAGCGTTCGCCCCAGCCATCTTCGCGGCGCTGCAGCATGTGCTGGCCAGCTTCGTCGGCATCATCACCCCCACCCTGATCGTCGGCAGCGCGCTGGGCCTCGGCGCCCACGTGCCGTATCTGGTGAGCATGGCGCTGTTCGTCTCCGGCCTCGGCACCTTCGTTCAGGCCAAGCGCATCGGCCCGATCGGCTCCGGCCTGCTGTGCCTGCAGGGCACCAGCTTCGGCTTTCTCAGCGTGATCCTAAGCGCCGGTTTCATCGTCAAGGGGCGCGGTGCCAGCGAGGAGGAGATACTCGCCACGCTGTTCGGCATCTGCTTCTGCGCCGCCTTCGTCGAGATCGTCTTCAGCCAGTTCATCAACAAGCTGCGCAAGGTGATCACCCCGGTGGTCACCGGCACCATCATCTGCCTGATGGGCCTGTCGCTGATCAAGGTGGGCATGACCGATCTGGCCGGCGGCTACGGCGCAGCGGATCTCGGCGCCCTGCACCACCTGGCCCTCGGCGGCCTGGTACTGGGCACCATCGTCCTGCTCAACCGCGCCTCCTCGCAGGTGTTGCGCCTGTCGGCGGTGATCATCGGGCTGGCCCTGGGCTTCGCGGTGGCTTGGTTCACCGGCCGGGTGGACTTCGCCAACATGGCCGAGGTGCCGCTGATCAGCGTGCCGCAGCCTTTCAAGTACGGCTTCGGCTTCGACTGGATCGCCTTCGTGCCGATCGCCGTGATCTTCCTGATCACCCCGCTGGAAACCGCCGGCGACCTGACCGCCAACTCGATCATCTCCAAACAGCCGGTCAAGGGGCCGCTGTACATGCGCCGGATCAAGTCCGGGGTGCTGGCCGACGGCTGCAACTCGGCGGTCGCCGCCATGTTCAACAGCCTGCCGATGACCACCTTCAGCCAGAACAACGGGGTTATCCAGCTCACCGGCGTGGCCAGCCGTCACGTGGCCTTCTACATCGCCGGCATCCTGGTGCTGCTCGGCCTGTTCCCGGCAGTCGGCGCGGTGCTGCAACTGATGCCCAAGCCGGTACTGGGCGGCGCCACCCTGATCATGTTCGGCACCGTTGCGGTGGCCGGTATCAAGATCCTCAGCGAAGCCGGCCTGCACCGCCGCAACGTGCTGATCGTGGCCATCTCGCTGGGCATGGGCCTGGGCGTGGCCGGCGTGCCGGACGTGCTGTCGCACATGCCCGACGTGCTGAAGAACATCTTCGGCTCGCCCATCACCATCGGCGCCTTCAGTGCCATTCTGCTGAACATCTTCCTGCCCGATGAAGCTCACGAAGTGGAGGAAGACGACTACGATCCCGAAGCGCACCTGCACACCGTGCTGCAGAACCGCGAGGACGACGATCACATCGACGACAGCAGCCTGAAGACCCTGAGCCGCGACCTGGCCACCACCACGCGCTCCGGCTGA
- a CDS encoding urate hydroxylase PuuD, which yields MEAHFTEWLNLGIRWIHMITGIAWIGASFYFVWLENNLNRSNPREGLSGDLWAIHGGGIYHLEKYKLAPPKMPENLHWFKWEAYATWLSGVALLLVVYYLNPSLYLVKPGIELSPAMGIAIGLGSMAISYVIYHFLCDSPLGKRPALLGAVLFVLIIAAAYGFSQIFSGRAAYIHVGAIIGTIMVGNVFFTIMPAQRALVKAIEENREPDPVLPAKGLLRSRHNNYFTLPVLFIMISNHFPSTYGSQYNWLILAGIAILAVLVRHYFNTRHDSSKYVWTLPAAALGMICLAYVTAPIHRSPTAAPVAAVEQPASATLAKVEEVGEAPATAEQAAPSEAPAAGSGVDFAKVESVIHERCTVCHSASPTSPMFSTAPAGFMLDTPEQMKAQAAKIHAQTVATQIMPLGNITQMTQDERDLIGSWIAKGAQIN from the coding sequence GTGGAAGCACATTTCACCGAATGGCTAAACCTGGGCATCCGCTGGATCCATATGATCACCGGTATCGCCTGGATCGGCGCATCCTTCTATTTCGTCTGGCTGGAGAACAACCTCAACCGGAGCAACCCACGCGAGGGCCTGTCGGGCGACCTCTGGGCGATTCACGGCGGCGGTATCTACCACCTGGAAAAGTACAAGCTGGCTCCGCCGAAAATGCCGGAGAACCTGCACTGGTTCAAATGGGAGGCCTATGCTACCTGGCTGTCGGGCGTCGCCCTGCTGCTGGTGGTGTACTACCTCAACCCCAGCCTGTACCTGGTCAAGCCGGGCATCGAGCTGTCCCCGGCGATGGGCATCGCCATCGGCCTCGGCTCCATGGCGATCAGCTATGTGATCTACCACTTCCTCTGCGACTCGCCCCTGGGCAAGCGCCCCGCCCTGCTCGGCGCCGTGCTGTTCGTGCTGATCATCGCCGCCGCCTATGGCTTCAGCCAGATCTTCAGCGGCCGCGCGGCGTACATCCATGTCGGCGCGATCATCGGCACCATCATGGTCGGCAACGTGTTCTTCACTATCATGCCGGCCCAGCGTGCGCTGGTTAAGGCCATCGAAGAGAACCGCGAACCCGACCCGGTACTGCCGGCCAAGGGCCTGCTGCGCTCGCGCCACAACAACTACTTCACCCTGCCGGTGCTGTTCATCATGATCAGCAACCACTTCCCGAGCACCTACGGCAGCCAGTACAACTGGCTGATCCTGGCCGGTATCGCGATCCTGGCCGTGCTGGTGCGCCACTACTTCAACACCCGCCACGACAGCAGCAAGTACGTCTGGACCCTGCCGGCCGCAGCACTGGGCATGATCTGCCTGGCCTACGTCACCGCGCCGATCCACCGCTCGCCGACCGCCGCGCCGGTGGCCGCCGTTGAACAGCCGGCCAGCGCTACCCTGGCCAAGGTCGAGGAAGTCGGTGAGGCTCCGGCGACCGCCGAGCAGGCAGCGCCGAGCGAAGCACCGGCAGCCGGCTCGGGCGTCGACTTCGCCAAGGTCGAGAGCGTGATCCACGAGCGCTGCACCGTTTGCCACTCGGCCAGCCCCACCAGCCCGATGTTCAGCACCGCACCGGCCGGTTTCATGCTCGACACCCCTGAGCAGATGAAGGCGCAGGCGGCGAAGATCCATGCGCAGACCGTGGCCACGCAGATCATGCCGCTGGGCAACATCACCCAGATGACCCAGGACGAACGCGACCTGATCGGCAGCTGGATCGCCAAGGGCGCCCAGATCAACTGA
- a CDS encoding NCS2 family permease, with amino-acid sequence MESVKQEQHANQLARGGLLDRFFKLTEHRTTIKTELLAGLTTFVTMAYIIFVNPNIMAGAGIDHGAAFVATCIGAALGCFLMGLYANWPVGLAPGMGLNAFFTYTVVGEMGYSWQIALGAVFISGVLFMIMSLSKIREWLLNSIPMSLRFAMGAGVGLFLGLIGLKTAGIVVDSPATLLTMGSFGNPSALLAAVCFLLIAVLSHRNVFGAILFSMLGVTALGWALGLVEYGGLVSMPPSLAPTFLAMDIAGAFNVAMISVILAFLFVNMFDTAGTLMGVAHRANLVDEDGKIHNLSKALKADSTSSVVGAMVGCPPVTSYVESASGVAAGGRTGLTAVTVGILFLAAMFFAPLAGMIPAYATAGALIYVAMLMMSGMAHIDWKDHTDTIPAIVTVVMMPLTFSIANGIALGFLTYATLKLLTGQRDKVSLSLYVLCVIFIAKFAFL; translated from the coding sequence GTGGAAAGCGTCAAACAAGAACAACACGCGAATCAACTGGCAAGGGGCGGCCTGCTCGACCGCTTCTTCAAACTGACCGAGCACCGCACCACCATAAAGACCGAGCTGCTGGCGGGCCTGACGACCTTCGTCACCATGGCCTACATCATCTTCGTCAACCCCAACATCATGGCCGGCGCTGGTATCGACCATGGCGCCGCCTTCGTCGCCACCTGCATCGGCGCAGCCCTGGGCTGCTTCCTGATGGGCCTGTATGCCAACTGGCCGGTGGGCCTGGCGCCGGGCATGGGCCTGAACGCCTTCTTCACCTACACCGTCGTCGGTGAAATGGGTTACAGCTGGCAGATCGCACTGGGCGCGGTGTTCATCTCCGGCGTGCTGTTCATGATCATGAGCCTGTCGAAGATTCGCGAATGGCTGCTCAACAGCATCCCGATGAGCCTGCGCTTCGCCATGGGCGCCGGGGTCGGCCTGTTCCTCGGTCTGATCGGCCTGAAGACCGCCGGCATCGTCGTCGACAGCCCGGCTACCCTGCTGACCATGGGCTCGTTCGGCAATCCTTCTGCGCTGCTCGCCGCCGTGTGCTTCCTGTTGATCGCCGTGCTCAGCCACCGCAACGTGTTCGGCGCCATCCTCTTCAGCATGCTCGGCGTCACTGCCCTGGGTTGGGCCCTGGGCCTGGTGGAATATGGCGGCCTGGTGTCGATGCCACCGAGCCTGGCGCCGACCTTCCTGGCCATGGATATCGCCGGCGCATTCAATGTGGCGATGATCAGCGTGATCCTGGCCTTCCTCTTCGTGAACATGTTCGACACCGCCGGCACCCTGATGGGCGTTGCCCACCGCGCCAACCTGGTGGACGAGGACGGCAAGATCCACAACCTGTCCAAGGCGCTGAAAGCCGACTCCACCTCCAGCGTGGTGGGCGCCATGGTCGGCTGTCCGCCGGTGACCAGCTACGTCGAGAGCGCTTCGGGCGTGGCCGCCGGTGGCCGCACCGGGTTGACCGCCGTCACCGTCGGCATTCTGTTCCTCGCCGCGATGTTCTTCGCCCCGCTGGCCGGCATGATCCCTGCCTATGCCACCGCCGGTGCGCTGATCTACGTGGCGATGCTGATGATGAGCGGCATGGCGCACATCGACTGGAAGGATCACACCGACACCATTCCGGCCATCGTCACGGTGGTGATGATGCCGCTGACCTTCTCCATCGCCAACGGCATCGCCCTGGGCTTCCTTACCTACGCGACGCTGAAGCTGCTGACCGGTCAGCGCGACAAGGTATCGCTGAGCCTGTATGTGCTGTGCGTGATCTTCATCGCCAAGTTCGCCTTCCTCTGA
- a CDS encoding substrate-binding periplasmic protein produces MKPVRLCLFSTLLLTPAALAQTYVVGVEELPFAPHYSLDGEGQYRGFAREVLDAFAADSGVGLSYKALPVDQLLPALQRGEIDLKYPDSPHWAGAQKAGMTLHYSQAVVDYVDGVLVAPQRKGQAVERLGRLAMVQGWTPRGYEQAIDSGQIQLSYSDDLRQMIRQALKQDTDGAYFNVVVATHYLDNIRARPGALVFDPKLPHTRGSFHLSSLRHPQLIARFDRFLVERSAQVAALKASHRVEANLDSDYLGLEQWKVDYFERQKAKAGAQAPASSTR; encoded by the coding sequence ATGAAGCCCGTTCGTCTGTGCCTGTTTTCCACCCTTTTGCTGACGCCTGCTGCCCTGGCGCAGACCTACGTGGTCGGCGTCGAGGAGTTGCCGTTCGCGCCGCACTACAGCCTCGATGGCGAGGGCCAGTACCGTGGTTTTGCCCGAGAAGTGCTGGATGCCTTCGCCGCCGACAGCGGTGTCGGCCTGAGCTACAAGGCGCTACCCGTGGATCAGTTGCTGCCGGCCCTGCAGCGTGGCGAGATCGATCTCAAGTACCCCGACAGCCCGCATTGGGCCGGCGCGCAGAAGGCCGGCATGACGCTGCACTACAGTCAGGCCGTGGTCGATTACGTCGACGGCGTGCTGGTGGCACCGCAGCGAAAGGGGCAGGCAGTGGAGAGGCTCGGTCGTCTGGCCATGGTCCAGGGCTGGACGCCGCGCGGTTACGAGCAAGCCATCGACAGCGGGCAGATCCAGCTGAGCTACAGCGACGATCTGCGCCAGATGATCCGTCAGGCGTTGAAGCAGGACACCGATGGCGCCTACTTCAACGTGGTGGTGGCCACGCATTATCTGGACAACATCCGCGCACGGCCCGGTGCGCTGGTGTTCGACCCCAAGCTGCCGCACACCCGCGGCAGCTTCCACCTGTCGAGCCTGCGTCATCCGCAGCTGATCGCCCGTTTCGATCGCTTTCTCGTCGAGCGCTCGGCACAGGTGGCGGCGCTCAAGGCGAGTCATCGCGTAGAGGCCAATCTCGATAGCGACTACCTCGGCCTGGAGCAATGGAAAGTGGACTATTTCGAGCGCCAAAAAGCCAAAGCCGGCGCGCAGGCGCCGGCTTCGTCCACTCGATAA
- the puuE gene encoding allantoinase PuuE, which yields MNADYPRDLIGYGANPPHPHWPGDARIALSFVLNYEEGGERNILHGDKESEAFLSEMVAAQPLQGQRNLCMESLYEYGSRAGVWRLLELFKKHDIPLTIFAVAMAAQRHPEVIRQMVAAGHEICSHGYRWIDYQNVDETTEREHMLEAIRILTELTGERPVGWYTGRLGPNTRRIVREEGGFLYDSDTYDDDLPYWDPASTAEKPHLVIPYTLDTNDMRFTQVQGFNKGDDFFEYLKDAFDVLYAEGQAGAPKMLSIGMHCRLLGRPARLASLARFIDYVKSHDKVWCARRVDIARHWHATHPFRATE from the coding sequence GTGAATGCTGATTACCCACGCGATTTGATCGGCTACGGCGCCAACCCGCCCCATCCGCACTGGCCGGGCGATGCCCGCATCGCCCTGTCCTTCGTGCTCAACTACGAGGAAGGCGGCGAGCGCAACATCCTCCACGGCGACAAGGAGTCCGAGGCCTTCCTCTCCGAGATGGTCGCCGCCCAGCCGCTACAGGGCCAGCGCAACCTGTGCATGGAGTCGCTGTACGAATACGGCAGCCGCGCCGGTGTCTGGCGCCTGCTCGAGCTGTTCAAGAAGCACGACATTCCCCTGACCATCTTCGCCGTGGCCATGGCCGCCCAGCGTCACCCCGAGGTGATTCGCCAGATGGTCGCCGCCGGCCACGAGATCTGCAGCCACGGTTACCGCTGGATCGACTATCAGAATGTCGACGAAACCACCGAGCGCGAGCACATGCTCGAGGCCATCCGCATCCTCACCGAGCTGACCGGCGAGCGCCCAGTGGGCTGGTATACCGGCCGCCTGGGGCCGAACACCCGGCGCATCGTGCGCGAGGAAGGCGGCTTCCTCTACGACTCCGACACCTACGACGACGACCTGCCCTACTGGGACCCGGCCAGCACCGCGGAGAAGCCGCACCTGGTAATCCCCTACACCCTGGACACCAACGACATGCGCTTCACCCAGGTGCAGGGCTTCAACAAGGGCGACGATTTCTTCGAGTACCTCAAGGATGCCTTCGACGTGCTCTACGCCGAAGGCCAGGCCGGCGCGCCGAAGATGCTGTCGATCGGCATGCACTGCCGCCTGCTCGGCCGCCCGGCGCGTCTGGCCTCGCTGGCGCGCTTCATCGACTACGTGAAAAGCCATGACAAGGTCTGGTGCGCCCGCCGCGTCGACATCGCCAGGCACTGGCACGCCACCCACCCCTTCCGCGCGACCGAATGA
- a CDS encoding NCS1 family nucleobase:cation symporter-1 yields the protein MSNAEDFRIKHIDTSLHNEDLAPLAPEKRTWGWFEIFNVWSNDIQSLFGYTLAATLFISYGLNGWAVLAGIVLAGFIVMGLVQLTGKPSVKYGIPFPVFARASMGVRGANFPALVRGIVAIFWYGVQTYFASTAVALLLNSLLQPQDPAVYMGLTAIGWLSYVIVCLFQVALFVCGMSWITRFLNWAGPLVYVVMIALMGLIWYKAGPSLLSELGNIFSGTGEYKAGPVAAFFAVVGTMVAYFAAVVINYGDFARFVKSEKQMTIGNFLGLPVSLAFFSLIALVITAGTVVVFGETLTNPTDIVARVDNLTLTIIAALTFFAATVGINLVANFIPPAYDLANLAPAHISARTGGFITAGIAFFIGALWVAFISNVGIAAFVDTLGAVLAPLYGIIVVDYYLVRRRKLDLQQLFSAEVGSAYYFDGGWNRKALIAFAIASVFSVASVWAPVLTQLSGYSWLLGALLGALLHYGLMRGQAQALKRADATV from the coding sequence ATGTCCAACGCCGAAGATTTCCGCATCAAGCACATCGATACCTCGCTGCACAACGAGGATCTCGCCCCCCTGGCTCCCGAGAAACGTACCTGGGGCTGGTTCGAGATCTTCAACGTCTGGTCGAACGACATTCAGAGTCTGTTCGGCTATACCCTGGCGGCGACGCTGTTCATCTCCTACGGGCTCAATGGCTGGGCGGTGCTGGCCGGCATCGTCCTCGCCGGCTTCATCGTCATGGGCCTGGTACAGCTGACCGGCAAACCCAGCGTCAAGTACGGCATTCCCTTCCCGGTGTTCGCCCGCGCCAGCATGGGTGTGCGCGGCGCCAACTTCCCCGCCCTGGTACGCGGTATCGTCGCCATCTTCTGGTACGGCGTGCAGACCTACTTCGCCTCCACCGCGGTGGCGCTGCTGCTCAACTCGCTGCTGCAACCGCAGGACCCGGCCGTATACATGGGCCTGACCGCCATCGGCTGGCTGTCCTACGTGATCGTCTGCCTGTTCCAGGTGGCGTTGTTCGTCTGCGGCATGAGCTGGATCACCCGCTTCCTCAACTGGGCCGGGCCGCTGGTCTATGTGGTGATGATCGCGCTGATGGGCCTGATCTGGTACAAGGCCGGCCCCAGCCTGCTCAGCGAGCTGGGCAACATCTTCAGTGGCACCGGTGAATACAAGGCCGGCCCGGTGGCTGCCTTCTTCGCGGTGGTCGGCACCATGGTCGCCTACTTCGCCGCGGTGGTGATCAACTACGGCGACTTCGCACGCTTCGTCAAAAGCGAGAAGCAGATGACCATCGGCAACTTCCTCGGCCTGCCGGTGAGCCTGGCGTTCTTCTCGCTGATCGCCCTGGTGATCACCGCGGGTACCGTGGTGGTGTTCGGCGAGACGCTGACCAACCCCACCGACATCGTCGCGCGCGTCGATAACCTGACCCTGACCATCATCGCCGCGCTGACCTTCTTCGCCGCGACCGTGGGCATCAACCTGGTGGCCAACTTCATCCCGCCGGCCTACGACCTGGCCAACCTAGCCCCGGCACATATCAGCGCGCGCACTGGCGGCTTCATCACCGCCGGCATCGCCTTCTTCATCGGCGCGCTGTGGGTCGCCTTCATCAGCAACGTCGGCATCGCCGCCTTCGTCGATACCCTCGGCGCCGTGCTGGCGCCGCTGTACGGCATCATCGTCGTCGACTATTACCTGGTGCGCCGGCGCAAGCTCGACCTGCAGCAGCTGTTCAGCGCTGAAGTCGGCTCGGCCTACTACTTCGACGGCGGCTGGAACCGCAAGGCGCTGATCGCCTTTGCCATCGCCTCGGTGTTCTCCGTCGCCTCGGTCTGGGCGCCCGTTCTGACCCAGCTGTCGGGCTATTCCTGGCTGCTTGGCGCCCTGCTCGGCGCGCTACTGCACTATGGCCTGATGCGCGGCCAGGCGCAGGCGCTAAAGCGCGCCGACGCCACCGTCTAA